One genomic segment of Deltaproteobacteria bacterium includes these proteins:
- a CDS encoding IS1 family transposase produces MGTTWIWRAVAPEFRLRLVSLVGNRNLYSARRLLRKIQGRLDGSLPLFTSDSLRHYAEVLLELFGQWEKPQPTGWPGRPAKPQRVASPDLQYAQVHKERQRGRVVKVTRSVIFGKRRPVEAQAASLKRADGSAGQINTAYIERDNLTLRQELRRLARKTLGFSKNRRELQNALDFIDAHDNFVKPHGSLRCKASSDGNRVWAKRTPAMAAGISDHVWTLDELLCYKP; encoded by the coding sequence TTGGGAACGACCTGGATCTGGCGGGCCGTGGCCCCAGAGTTTCGTCTCCGTTTAGTCTCTTTGGTTGGGAATCGCAATCTCTATAGTGCTCGTCGGCTCCTCCGAAAGATTCAAGGACGCCTGGACGGTTCGCTTCCGCTCTTTACTTCCGATTCCCTAAGGCATTATGCCGAGGTCCTTTTAGAACTCTTTGGGCAGTGGGAAAAGCCTCAACCGACGGGATGGCCAGGACGCCCTGCCAAGCCCCAACGGGTTGCCTCTCCGGACCTGCAGTATGCTCAAGTGCACAAGGAGCGTCAGAGAGGACGAGTGGTCAAGGTAACACGAAGCGTCATCTTTGGGAAACGCCGCCCCGTCGAAGCCCAGGCGGCTTCGTTGAAGCGAGCCGATGGGAGCGCAGGGCAGATTAATACCGCCTACATCGAACGAGACAACCTAACGCTTCGCCAGGAACTCCGCCGTCTGGCTCGCAAGACCTTGGGATTTTCAAAGAACCGTCGTGAGCTTCAGAACGCTCTCGATTTTATTGATGCCCATGATAATTTTGTAAAACCCCATGGTTCCCTCCGATGTAAAGCTTCATCGGATGGGAATCGGGTTTGGGCTAAGCGAACTCCTGCCATGGCAGCAGGGATCAGCGATCATGTCTGGACTTTAGATGAATTGCTCTGCTACAAACCATAA